A region of Micromonospora sp. WMMD882 DNA encodes the following proteins:
- a CDS encoding ATP-binding protein — translation MVVPHHPTGARLARHRLAGVLADEVPPALLADLVAVLAELVGNAVRHADPLPGGVVRVSWRLRTADGGQHVRVQVTDGGGGSAPMPRSAGPHAADGRGLHIVAGLATRWGVDRDGLGQSVWADFAPAGAYRPDLVPAAG, via the coding sequence GTGGTGGTGCCCCACCACCCGACGGGCGCCCGCCTGGCCCGGCACCGCCTCGCCGGGGTTCTCGCCGACGAGGTGCCGCCGGCCCTGCTGGCCGATCTGGTGGCCGTCCTCGCCGAGCTGGTCGGCAACGCCGTCCGGCACGCCGATCCGCTGCCCGGCGGGGTGGTCCGGGTCTCCTGGCGGTTGCGTACGGCCGACGGTGGCCAGCACGTCCGGGTCCAGGTCACCGATGGCGGGGGCGGCTCCGCGCCGATGCCCCGCTCGGCCGGGCCGCACGCGGCCGACGGGCGTGGCCTGCACATCGTGGCCGGTCTGGCGACCCGGTGGGGCGTGGACCGCGACGGCCTCGGGCAGAGCGTCTGGGCCGACTTCGCGCCCGCCGGGGCGTACCGGCCGGATCTGGTGCCGGCGGCCGGCTGA
- a CDS encoding ATP-binding protein: protein MPERPDYAALIAGHTVVLEMINSGGAGLPVLTQLLQVAQPTLGAVGMAFVEFAPNGGRVIAATGAAEWAIGRPLPPSDPATVCLMHGPRMQRVRVDRVTGGLAGELTRRGLCRLLAARAEIAGVPVGSLHAFYLAGCDEFTGEHPVLGYLASCIAHMYGDQAGLPVHGDGPVVAALADGLAVVDPQGLVRLWNPAAAQVTGRSSAQALNQPLPFPLPPPGQVLDHRLPDGRWLRIVAGELPGPTSLRVVTFRDITDQQRRDQDRDLFVAVTSHELRTPVTVVKGYANTLADHWDSLADADRREAAQVIAQRANELARLVDRLLSSATDTGPGGAAPRTAFDLAEALGCAVADLPAELRRRLVLRLPTGLPRALGSRSDLATVLTELTTNADKYSSPRSPIEISADADEQTVAFRVSDRGIGIRPEHVERAFERFWQGESGDRRRYPGAGLGLYLVRRIVEQQNGWVSLRPRPGGGTVAEVRLPRG from the coding sequence ATGCCGGAGCGACCTGACTATGCCGCTCTCATCGCCGGCCACACCGTCGTCCTCGAAATGATCAATTCGGGTGGCGCCGGGCTGCCCGTGCTCACCCAGTTGCTCCAGGTGGCCCAGCCGACCCTCGGCGCGGTCGGCATGGCCTTCGTGGAGTTCGCCCCGAACGGCGGCCGGGTGATCGCGGCGACCGGCGCGGCGGAGTGGGCGATCGGACGGCCGCTGCCCCCGTCCGATCCGGCCACGGTCTGCCTGATGCACGGCCCCCGGATGCAGCGGGTCCGGGTGGACCGGGTCACCGGAGGGCTCGCCGGGGAGCTGACCCGGCGCGGGCTCTGCCGGCTGCTCGCCGCCCGCGCCGAGATCGCCGGGGTGCCGGTCGGCAGCCTGCACGCGTTCTACCTGGCCGGTTGCGACGAGTTCACCGGCGAGCACCCGGTCCTCGGCTACCTCGCCTCCTGCATCGCCCACATGTACGGCGACCAGGCCGGGCTGCCGGTGCACGGGGACGGCCCGGTGGTCGCCGCGCTGGCCGACGGGCTGGCCGTGGTCGACCCCCAGGGGCTGGTACGACTGTGGAACCCGGCCGCCGCCCAGGTGACCGGACGCAGCTCGGCGCAGGCCCTCAACCAGCCGCTGCCGTTCCCGCTGCCCCCGCCCGGCCAGGTGCTCGACCACCGGCTGCCGGACGGGCGGTGGCTGCGGATCGTCGCCGGTGAGCTGCCCGGGCCCACCTCGCTGCGGGTGGTGACCTTCCGGGACATCACCGACCAGCAGCGCCGCGACCAGGATCGGGACCTTTTCGTCGCGGTGACCAGCCACGAGCTGCGTACCCCGGTCACCGTGGTCAAGGGCTACGCGAACACCCTCGCCGACCACTGGGACTCGCTCGCCGACGCCGACCGGCGCGAGGCGGCCCAGGTGATCGCGCAGCGGGCCAACGAGCTGGCCCGGCTGGTCGACCGGCTGCTCTCGTCCGCCACCGACACCGGGCCGGGCGGGGCCGCGCCGCGTACCGCGTTCGACCTCGCGGAGGCGCTCGGCTGCGCGGTCGCCGACCTCCCGGCGGAGCTGCGCCGACGGCTCGTCCTCCGGCTGCCGACCGGGCTGCCCCGGGCGCTCGGCAGCCGGTCCGACCTGGCCACCGTGCTCACCGAGCTGACCACCAACGCCGACAAGTACTCCTCCCCCCGCTCCCCCATCGAGATCAGCGCCGACGCCGACGAGCAGACGGTGGCGTTCCGGGTCAGCGATCGGGGCATCGGCATCCGGCCCGAGCACGTGGAGCGGGCCTTCGAACGGTTCTGGCAGGGCGAGTCGGGGGACCGTCGCCGGTATCCGGGGGCAGGTCTCGGCCTCTATCTCGTCCGTCGGATCGTGGAACAGCAGAACGGGTGGGTATCCCTACGTCCGAGGCCCGGTGGGGGTACGGTCGCAGAGGTGCGGCTGCCGCGCGGATGA